The Tatumella ptyseos genome segment GGTATCGCGTTACAGCCTCGGCATTGGCTACGAAGCTCACCGGATGGCAGTATGATTGCATTTTTGATGGCCGATACAAAAGCTGTCGTTCAACTTTGGGTTATTTCACCGAATGGTGGTTTACCGCGGCAACTGACAACAGGCCCTTATGGTGTGCAATCAGCGTTTACCTGGCATCCTTTAGGTAAAGCCATTACTTTTGTCATGAATAATCAGATTGTTATTTATGATTTCTCATTGGGAGATATCGTGCCACTTACACCCAAATCAGCGAACACACCCTGTGCCGAGGCGGTAGTCTGGTCCCCAAAAGGAGATAAAATAGCCTTTATGCGTGATATTGAGGGTTTTAGGCAAATATTTACAGTTACGACTACTGAATTATATTGGTGTTAGCTTGTGCAAGTGCTTCATCAGTATGGTTAAGCTTTTCGCTAGCGGCAACGCGATCTCTAAGTGAAGAGGGTTCACTGTGGCTGTTACGGTAGTAATCCCAAGGTACAATCAGCGTATCGGTAATGGCGGAAAAGGGGTAATCAATCACAGCAAGTGATTTGATCCCCCAAGGCGTTTCCTTGCTGCTAATAATTTCGTTATTAGCTTGTGTGCCTAGGTAGTAACCGTGATTTTCCCCAGTATGTGACATGATGCTAGAACATGCCGTAAGGCTGACTAGGCAGCTCGAAATTATGACTAAATTAGGTAGAGCTTTACGTCTGAGCATGAGTAACTCCTCATTCCATCCATGGCGAATCCGGTCAAGCATGCCACAAAAAGGAAGCCCAATTGTGGGTGCTTAGAAAGTATGTCTTTCAGTGTATGACAAATTCCAAAATATTCCTTTCTAATTCCTTTCATGAGAGAAAAAATTGTGACAAATAAAGGCTAATAATTACACAATTAGGAATTTTAAATCTTAGAGTGTAAAAAGTATCTACTCTTAGCTACCGGCTACTAAGGCGTAGATAACTGATTATTCTTGGTGCAAAGCTATTCACGATTAGGCCTGTAATAATTAACATTACCGAT includes the following:
- a CDS encoding YceK/YidQ family lipoprotein, with translation MLRRKALPNLVIISSCLVSLTACSSIMSHTGENHGYYLGTQANNEIISSKETPWGIKSLAVIDYPFSAITDTLIVPWDYYRNSHSEPSSLRDRVAASEKLNHTDEALAQANTNIIQ